One genomic window of Legionella jordanis includes the following:
- the oadA gene encoding sodium-extruding oxaloacetate decarboxylase subunit alpha codes for MATTHITDVTLRDAHQCLIATRMRTEDMLPACGRMDQVGFWAMEVWGGATFDACLRFLKEDPWQRLKSLRKAIKNTQLSMLLRGQNLLGYRHYADDVVQAFVKLAAKNGVDVFRVFDALNDLRNLQAALEAVKANKKHAQGTICYTTSPVHTLENFVDLGKALADMGCDSIAIKDMAGLLTPQAAVNLYQALAKATGLPIHLHSHSTAGLASICHYEAVLAGCNHIDTAISSFAGGASHPATEVLVAALAETPFATGLDMNLLLDIAEYFKEVRKKYYQFESEARDIDPRVQAYQVPGGMISNLYSQLKEQQALDKIKEVHAEIPLVRRDLGYPPLVTPTSQIVGTQAVMNVLTGERYKTITNEVKLYCQGKYGHAPGKISPSLRKKAIGNTEVIDVRPADLIPSELNRLRKEIGALANSEEDVLSYAMFPEIARRFLEERKSNDLHPEPIVAAHTPKQDELRLSEFDIGLHGESYHIKIAGYGERERGQQACFLWVDGVPEEVIIKLDEETESGETETIKKKKAGGPGDITVAMPGTVVNISVVVGQQVTAGQSLLVLEAMKMETEIQAPFNGIVAEIFCSKGEKVMPNQVLMHLIK; via the coding sequence ATGGCTACTACTCACATCACTGACGTCACTTTACGTGATGCGCATCAATGCCTTATTGCCACCCGAATGCGCACTGAAGACATGTTGCCCGCCTGTGGAAGAATGGACCAAGTCGGATTTTGGGCTATGGAGGTCTGGGGCGGAGCAACCTTTGATGCCTGCTTGCGCTTTCTTAAAGAGGATCCTTGGCAACGTTTAAAATCGCTCAGAAAAGCCATAAAAAATACCCAATTGTCTATGCTTTTGCGTGGGCAAAATTTGTTAGGCTACCGCCACTATGCCGATGATGTAGTACAAGCTTTCGTAAAACTGGCTGCAAAAAATGGTGTCGATGTATTTCGTGTTTTTGATGCCTTAAACGATTTGCGCAATCTGCAGGCTGCCTTGGAAGCAGTAAAAGCCAACAAAAAACACGCGCAGGGCACAATTTGCTATACAACTAGTCCAGTTCATACCCTTGAGAATTTCGTTGATTTGGGGAAAGCATTGGCAGACATGGGTTGTGATAGCATTGCCATTAAAGATATGGCTGGTTTATTAACACCACAAGCCGCTGTAAATCTTTATCAAGCTTTGGCTAAGGCCACAGGCCTACCTATCCACCTGCATAGCCATTCAACCGCTGGACTGGCCAGCATTTGCCACTACGAAGCGGTTTTGGCAGGCTGCAACCATATCGATACAGCCATTTCTTCTTTTGCGGGAGGAGCCTCCCATCCGGCAACTGAAGTCCTGGTGGCGGCTTTGGCTGAAACGCCATTTGCAACGGGCCTTGATATGAATCTATTGCTGGACATTGCCGAGTATTTCAAAGAAGTCCGCAAAAAGTATTATCAATTTGAGAGCGAAGCCCGAGACATAGATCCCAGAGTGCAAGCCTATCAGGTGCCTGGCGGCATGATTTCGAATTTATACAGTCAATTAAAAGAGCAGCAAGCCTTGGATAAAATAAAAGAGGTACATGCCGAAATTCCCCTTGTTCGCCGTGATTTAGGCTATCCCCCTCTGGTTACGCCCACTTCCCAAATTGTTGGCACACAAGCTGTGATGAATGTTTTAACTGGGGAGCGTTATAAAACCATCACCAATGAAGTTAAATTATATTGTCAAGGTAAATATGGCCATGCTCCAGGGAAAATAAGCCCAAGCTTAAGGAAAAAAGCCATTGGCAACACAGAGGTCATTGATGTTAGGCCAGCTGATCTCATCCCGAGTGAATTAAATCGCCTGCGTAAGGAAATTGGGGCGCTCGCCAACTCTGAAGAAGACGTTTTGTCCTATGCGATGTTTCCCGAAATAGCCAGACGGTTTTTAGAAGAGCGCAAGAGCAATGACTTGCATCCGGAACCTATTGTTGCAGCACACACGCCAAAACAGGACGAATTGCGTTTGTCAGAATTTGACATTGGTCTGCATGGCGAGAGTTATCACATTAAAATTGCAGGTTATGGCGAGCGAGAAAGAGGCCAGCAAGCTTGTTTTCTCTGGGTAGATGGTGTTCCCGAAGAAGTCATCATAAAGCTTGACGAGGAGACTGAATCGGGTGAGACAGAAACCATTAAAAAGAAAAAGGCTGGTGGTCCTGGAGACATCACTGTGGCCATGCCAGGAACGGTCGTGAATATTAGTGTGGTGGTCGGTCAGCAAGTAACTGCCGGTCAATCCTTGTTAGTTCTTGAAGCGATGAAAATGGAGACTGAAATTCAGGCTCCATTCAACGGCATAGTCGCCGAAATATTTTGCAGTAAAGGAGAAAAGGTGATGCCTAATCAGGTGCTCATGCATTTGATTAAATAA
- a CDS encoding L-threonylcarbamoyladenylate synthase gives MSLITTDIELALDYLNRGEIVAIPTETVYGLAADATNEEAIRKIFLMKNRPLNHPLIMHVAETWNLEQWVSFIPDYAHILMQHFWPGPLTLVMKCKPQAVSSCITGGQNTVALRCPQHPTAQNLLKRLGVPLVAPSANPFGKVSPTTAQHVKESFPDQNLLILDGGRCEVGIESTIVAATAVNHYQILRHGTIDEQTIQQLLPHIHEGDAGAIRAPGKLLSHYQPEKPLYCFPDQKSLQQFCEENKLPVYIISFAEPKEFKSHPGDLFYQFPLSPEKAAFELYYQLRQADHSHAFCIAIELPPDNPEWLAVRERILKASYRE, from the coding sequence ATGAGTCTAATCACCACTGATATTGAACTCGCCCTGGATTATCTAAATCGAGGTGAGATTGTTGCCATCCCTACAGAAACCGTTTACGGGCTTGCTGCTGACGCAACGAATGAAGAAGCGATTCGCAAAATTTTTTTGATGAAAAATAGACCGCTTAATCATCCTTTAATCATGCACGTGGCAGAAACCTGGAATTTAGAACAATGGGTTTCTTTTATCCCGGATTATGCCCATATCTTAATGCAACACTTCTGGCCCGGGCCTTTGACGCTGGTTATGAAGTGCAAACCGCAAGCAGTAAGCTCATGCATCACCGGTGGGCAAAACACAGTGGCTTTACGATGTCCTCAACATCCAACTGCCCAAAATTTATTAAAACGACTGGGTGTGCCGCTGGTAGCTCCCTCTGCTAATCCGTTTGGCAAAGTAAGCCCGACAACCGCCCAGCACGTCAAAGAGAGTTTTCCTGACCAAAACCTGCTGATTCTTGATGGCGGCCGCTGCGAAGTTGGCATTGAATCCACCATTGTTGCCGCGACCGCAGTAAATCATTATCAAATACTTCGTCATGGGACCATTGATGAACAAACCATTCAACAACTGCTTCCCCATATCCATGAGGGCGATGCAGGAGCAATAAGGGCGCCCGGAAAATTATTGAGTCATTATCAACCAGAAAAACCTTTGTATTGCTTTCCTGATCAGAAAAGCCTTCAGCAATTTTGCGAGGAAAACAAGCTTCCGGTTTATATCATCTCCTTTGCCGAACCAAAAGAATTCAAATCTCACCCCGGTGATTTATTTTACCAGTTCCCCCTTTCCCCTGAAAAAGCAGCGTTCGAATTGTATTACCAGCTTCGACAGGCTGATCACAGCCATGCCTTTTGCATTGCTATCGAACTGCCCCCCGACAACCCCGAATGGCTTGCGGTAAGGGAAAGAATATTGAAGGCGAGTTATCGCGAATAA
- the proA gene encoding zinc metalloprotease ProA — protein MHPNVYLSPLVASLAITMASSAKAAEPISLQKESFQTLQQQFQLSLPGVRQANVMPLNNLQFLQQHTDKNQVTHIRLQQQYAGFPVIGGYAIVHTSNAKGLLQSPQSATMNGVVYRNLQNDLGQPAADFISNAQLALQQLKAQYPNKELSAEKSTPVVFIDEQNQAHWAYKVSIFVHHKDKIPERPTAIVDAKTFKPFVEWNDIKTARVPAKGMGFGGNRKIGEFGYGKNYPLLEITRENKNATCYMENTNVKVVDMKHEYYSNNRPMKFECKNSIEPNTATFWTGYKGDGYDRDNGAFSPTNDALYAGHVIKHMYHDWYGVEALVKQDGSPMQLVMRVHYGDGYENAYWDGEQMTFGDGDTMMYPLVSLGVGGHEISHGFTEQHANLEYYGQSGGMNESFSDMAAQAAEYYSTGNNSWQIGPEIMKESSGWDALRYMDLPSRDGMSIDSADEYNSGLDVHYSSGVYNHLFYILANKPGWDTRKAFDVMVKANMDYWTPYTTFNEGGCGVINAAKDLSYSLDDVKASLSEVAIDFSQCMLNTN, from the coding sequence ATGCACCCAAATGTTTACTTGTCTCCATTGGTGGCTTCTTTGGCGATTACCATGGCGTCCTCTGCCAAGGCAGCTGAACCAATTTCTCTTCAAAAGGAATCTTTCCAAACCTTACAACAACAATTCCAGCTTTCATTGCCTGGTGTAAGGCAAGCGAATGTAATGCCGCTTAATAATTTGCAATTTCTGCAACAGCATACGGATAAAAATCAGGTAACCCACATTCGCTTGCAACAACAGTATGCAGGTTTTCCTGTTATCGGGGGCTATGCAATTGTTCATACAAGCAATGCCAAAGGTTTATTACAGTCCCCGCAAAGTGCAACAATGAATGGGGTAGTGTATCGCAATTTGCAGAATGATTTGGGGCAACCTGCTGCCGATTTTATTAGCAATGCTCAACTGGCTTTACAGCAATTAAAGGCTCAATATCCCAATAAAGAACTCAGTGCAGAAAAATCGACTCCTGTGGTGTTCATTGATGAGCAAAATCAAGCACATTGGGCATATAAAGTGAGTATCTTCGTCCACCATAAAGATAAAATTCCTGAGCGTCCTACTGCCATTGTTGATGCCAAAACATTTAAACCGTTTGTTGAGTGGAATGACATTAAAACAGCGCGAGTTCCAGCAAAAGGCATGGGCTTTGGCGGCAATCGTAAAATCGGTGAATTCGGCTACGGCAAAAATTATCCCCTCCTGGAAATTACCCGCGAAAACAAAAATGCCACCTGCTATATGGAAAATACCAACGTCAAAGTGGTAGACATGAAGCATGAATACTATTCCAATAACAGACCCATGAAGTTTGAATGTAAAAATTCCATCGAGCCAAACACAGCAACGTTCTGGACGGGCTATAAAGGCGATGGCTACGACAGGGATAATGGGGCTTTCTCACCAACAAACGATGCGCTGTATGCAGGACATGTTATCAAGCACATGTATCACGACTGGTATGGAGTAGAAGCGTTGGTGAAACAAGATGGCTCACCCATGCAGCTGGTGATGAGAGTACATTACGGCGACGGCTATGAAAATGCATACTGGGATGGTGAGCAAATGACCTTCGGTGATGGCGACACCATGATGTATCCTTTGGTTTCCCTTGGAGTGGGTGGTCATGAGATAAGCCATGGCTTTACCGAACAACATGCCAATCTAGAGTATTATGGTCAATCAGGCGGCATGAATGAATCTTTCTCAGATATGGCTGCTCAGGCTGCTGAATACTACTCTACTGGAAACAACAGTTGGCAGATTGGGCCTGAAATCATGAAGGAAAGCAGTGGTTGGGATGCACTACGCTACATGGATTTACCCAGTCGCGATGGAATGTCTATTGATTCTGCGGATGAATACAATAGCGGTTTAGATGTCCATTATTCAAGCGGTGTTTACAATCATCTGTTTTACATTTTAGCCAATAAACCTGGTTGGGATACTCGTAAGGCATTTGATGTAATGGTTAAAGCAAACATGGACTATTGGACACCTTATACAACCTTTAATGAGGGTGGTTGCGGGGTGATCAATGCGGCTAAGGACTTAAGTTATTCCTTAGATGATGTTAAAGCTTCACTGAGTGAGGTTGCTATCGATTTTAGCCAATGTATGCTGAACACTAACTAA
- a CDS encoding alpha/beta fold hydrolase, protein MNDLTLDIPGFKIAAKVWGNPQLPPMLALHGWLDNANSFDLLAPYLEKNFHLIAIDLPGHGLSSHLPEGCYYHFTDGIFTFLEIAKALKLKQFHLLGHSMGACLASLIAGVIPEQILSLVAIEGLGPFSKPEESCQEQLRHYAQHLLKKHSQGNKPYHSLDLAAQARAKRGYLSLKHAELLCLRGTREEHGMFYWRHDRRLLTPTALRMTEGQILSCLKHISAKTCLIWAENSSVFNGYDMGTRARSIRNLKTYLIKGGHHLHMEEPGIVSECLAEFYQLS, encoded by the coding sequence ATGAATGACTTAACATTGGATATCCCAGGATTTAAAATCGCAGCAAAAGTATGGGGAAACCCACAACTGCCGCCAATGCTTGCCCTTCACGGCTGGTTAGATAATGCAAACTCTTTTGATTTGCTTGCACCTTACCTTGAAAAGAATTTTCACTTAATTGCGATTGACCTCCCAGGACATGGTCTTTCTTCGCATTTGCCTGAAGGTTGCTATTATCATTTTACGGATGGTATTTTTACTTTTTTAGAAATTGCCAAGGCATTAAAATTAAAACAATTTCATCTTCTAGGCCACTCCATGGGAGCCTGTCTCGCCAGTTTAATTGCTGGTGTTATTCCCGAACAAATCCTTTCTCTCGTTGCAATTGAAGGCTTAGGCCCTTTTTCTAAACCTGAAGAAAGTTGCCAGGAACAGCTTAGGCATTACGCGCAACATTTACTTAAAAAACATAGTCAAGGCAATAAACCTTATCATTCTTTGGATCTTGCCGCCCAAGCAAGAGCCAAGCGCGGATATTTATCTTTAAAACACGCAGAACTTTTGTGCCTAAGAGGTACACGTGAGGAACATGGAATGTTTTATTGGCGCCACGATCGGCGGCTATTAACCCCTACAGCCTTACGTATGACAGAAGGACAGATTCTTTCTTGCCTAAAACATATTTCTGCAAAGACCTGTTTAATTTGGGCTGAGAATAGCTCCGTTTTTAATGGTTATGATATGGGGACCCGTGCGCGTTCCATTCGGAATTTAAAAACTTACCTCATTAAAGGTGGACATCACTTACATATGGAAGAGCCAGGCATTGTTTCTGAATGCCTGGCTGAGTTTTACCAACTTAGTTAG
- a CDS encoding endonuclease/exonuclease/phosphatase family protein: protein MQQQKRSLSLITYNIHKGFGLGKIRFLLPEMREALSGLNPDFVFLQEVQGEHRRREKRIGAWPDLPQFEYIAEKIWPHYLYAKNAVYQSGHHGNAILSKFPFEEFENINLSSMNRASRSILHGQIKIGGDSPQTIHLLCVHLGLFKAERASQCKALMERISRAVPEHEPLLMAGDFNDWRHHLSKPLAEELGIHEAFFRLEGQHARSFPAIKPAFCVDRIYFRGMEVADVQCLQGKPWRLLSDHVPLLARFELNFSN from the coding sequence ATGCAACAACAAAAGCGTAGCCTATCTTTAATCACTTACAACATTCATAAAGGATTTGGTTTAGGCAAAATTCGATTTTTATTGCCCGAGATGCGAGAAGCTCTTTCGGGTTTAAACCCTGATTTTGTCTTTTTGCAGGAGGTCCAGGGTGAGCATAGAAGACGAGAAAAACGCATTGGCGCTTGGCCTGATTTGCCACAGTTTGAATACATTGCCGAAAAAATTTGGCCTCATTACCTCTACGCCAAAAATGCAGTTTATCAATCAGGGCACCATGGCAATGCCATTCTCAGTAAATTTCCCTTCGAAGAGTTTGAAAACATCAATTTATCGTCAATGAATCGAGCATCGCGCAGCATTCTTCATGGCCAAATTAAAATAGGTGGTGACTCACCTCAAACCATTCATTTGCTATGCGTCCACTTGGGTCTATTTAAAGCCGAACGCGCTTCCCAGTGTAAAGCACTTATGGAGCGCATCAGCAGAGCAGTACCTGAACACGAGCCTTTATTAATGGCTGGGGATTTTAACGATTGGCGTCATCATCTGTCCAAACCTTTAGCAGAAGAGTTAGGTATCCATGAAGCATTTTTTCGCCTGGAGGGACAACATGCCCGCTCCTTCCCAGCCATAAAGCCTGCTTTTTGCGTGGATCGAATTTACTTTCGCGGTATGGAAGTAGCCGATGTGCAATGTTTGCAAGGAAAGCCCTGGCGTTTATTGTCTGATCATGTTCCTCTGCTCGCGCGATTTGAACTCAATTTCAGCAATTAA
- a CDS encoding class I fructose-bisphosphate aldolase produces MHYDELSATIEHLLQDGKGILAADESTSTIGKRFDSIGIDNSEQNRRDYRLLLATTPDLEQYINGVILFEETFEHKDEQGQGIADLFASKGILPGIKVDKGLINLPNTDGEKVTQGLDGLTERLEHYKKLGARFAKWRNVYSITDCTPSLTAIKAGAEMLARYASTCQAVGIVPIVEPEVLMDGDHPIEHCAEATEMVLHELFHALFIHQVELENIVLKPSMITSGKAFKPFSTPEEIADYTISVFRNNVPAAVPTINFLSGGQTPQQATMNLNAINSTGYQPWNLSFSYGRALQEDCLQAWKGKSANIESAQMALLKRARLNSAACFGEYHSDME; encoded by the coding sequence ATGCATTATGATGAGTTATCAGCAACCATTGAGCATTTATTACAAGACGGTAAAGGCATTCTAGCAGCCGATGAGAGCACCAGTACAATCGGTAAGCGCTTTGACAGCATCGGTATTGACAATAGCGAACAAAATCGTCGCGATTATCGCTTACTACTCGCAACCACTCCTGATCTTGAACAATACATTAATGGGGTTATCCTGTTTGAAGAAACTTTCGAACACAAAGATGAGCAAGGGCAAGGTATTGCAGATTTATTCGCCAGCAAAGGAATTCTACCTGGAATTAAAGTTGATAAGGGTTTGATTAATTTGCCAAACACAGATGGCGAGAAAGTCACTCAGGGTTTGGACGGCCTAACGGAACGTTTGGAACATTATAAAAAATTGGGAGCTCGCTTTGCCAAGTGGCGTAATGTTTATTCGATAACCGATTGCACTCCCAGTCTGACTGCAATTAAAGCCGGGGCTGAAATGCTCGCCCGTTACGCATCAACCTGCCAAGCTGTTGGCATTGTGCCAATCGTTGAGCCTGAGGTATTAATGGATGGCGACCACCCCATTGAACATTGTGCTGAAGCCACAGAGATGGTACTGCATGAACTTTTCCATGCCTTATTCATTCATCAAGTGGAACTGGAAAATATTGTCTTGAAACCAAGTATGATCACTTCAGGAAAAGCCTTCAAGCCTTTCAGTACGCCTGAAGAAATCGCTGATTACACCATCAGTGTTTTCAGAAATAATGTACCAGCTGCCGTTCCCACGATTAATTTCCTATCTGGTGGACAAACCCCGCAACAAGCGACCATGAACTTAAATGCCATCAACAGCACAGGCTATCAACCCTGGAATCTGAGTTTTTCCTATGGACGAGCCCTTCAAGAAGATTGTTTGCAAGCTTGGAAAGGAAAGAGTGCTAACATTGAGTCAGCACAAATGGCCTTGCTAAAACGCGCCCGTTTAAACAGCGCTGCCTGTTTTGGTGAATACCACAGCGATATGGAATAA
- a CDS encoding ferredoxin--NADP reductase: MQIKTFSVTLAETFMLSSKVRHFVFEAEQVPPFHYAPGQFITIHFERNGKMLKRSYSIANVPAEDNRIEFAAGFVEGGPGTELLFNLKIGDKLNLSGPFGRLILKEEMPKRYILVATSTGVTPYRAMLSELRRRLQVNPDLKIVILQGVQKHEEILYPDEFLAFAKEFPQVTFRAHLSREATDHFQPHEHQGYVQHSFPDLSLDPANDVVYLCGNPGMIDDSFNYLKERGFSMQQVIREKYISAPGK, encoded by the coding sequence ATGCAAATTAAAACTTTTTCTGTAACTTTAGCAGAAACATTTATGCTTTCTTCCAAAGTTAGACATTTCGTGTTCGAGGCAGAACAAGTCCCTCCTTTCCACTATGCGCCGGGACAATTCATCACCATTCATTTTGAACGCAATGGCAAAATGCTTAAACGCAGTTACAGCATTGCCAATGTACCTGCAGAAGATAACCGTATTGAATTTGCCGCAGGTTTTGTGGAAGGCGGCCCAGGCACTGAATTACTGTTTAATTTAAAAATCGGCGACAAACTTAATCTGAGCGGACCTTTTGGACGTTTAATTTTAAAAGAAGAAATGCCCAAACGTTATATTCTGGTAGCTACCAGCACAGGAGTCACTCCCTATCGCGCTATGCTGAGTGAATTAAGACGCCGCTTGCAAGTGAATCCTGATTTAAAAATAGTAATTTTGCAAGGAGTGCAAAAGCATGAGGAAATCCTGTACCCGGATGAATTTTTAGCTTTCGCCAAAGAATTCCCACAGGTGACTTTTCGTGCGCACTTAAGCCGTGAGGCCACTGATCATTTTCAACCTCATGAACATCAGGGTTATGTGCAGCACTCATTCCCGGATCTTTCTTTAGACCCCGCGAATGATGTAGTTTATTTATGCGGAAATCCAGGTATGATTGACGACTCTTTCAATTATTTAAAAGAAAGAGGATTTAGCATGCAGCAAGTCATTCGAGAGAAATACATTTCAGCCCCAGGAAAATAA
- a CDS encoding DUF3579 domain-containing protein: MANSESKKIVIEGVTEQGKPFRPSDWAERMSGTLASFKNRRIHYSPLLQPSINNDGYKCVLLDPKLKESSPQVYQAILDFAKANNLKICGENDDSTQ, translated from the coding sequence ATGGCCAACTCTGAAAGTAAAAAGATAGTCATTGAAGGGGTTACTGAACAAGGTAAACCTTTTCGCCCAAGTGATTGGGCAGAGAGAATGAGTGGCACTTTAGCAAGTTTTAAGAACAGAAGAATTCATTATTCTCCACTCCTGCAACCTAGCATTAACAACGACGGCTACAAATGCGTCTTACTTGATCCGAAATTAAAAGAATCAAGTCCGCAGGTATATCAAGCCATTCTGGATTTTGCCAAAGCCAATAATTTAAAGATTTGCGGCGAAAATGATGACTCGACTCAATGA
- the pssA gene encoding CDP-diacylglycerol--serine O-phosphatidyltransferase: MRQKESHSGIYLLPNLFTTASLFAAFYSIVASLKGQYEGAVIAIFVGMLADGLDGRIARLTKTQTAFGAQYDSLSDMVTFGVAPSLLLYSWNLHELGKIGWLVAFLYTAAVALRLARFNVQVETADKRYFQGLACPPAAAIVSALVWFCYQNGLTHFAIAIFTAILATIIAILMVSNVRYHSFKEIDFKGKVPFLYLLIMVIIFVAIAANPSVVLFTTFVIYALSGPVQTLITLQRLRRQRKRSHEESKN, translated from the coding sequence GTGAGACAAAAAGAAAGTCATTCAGGAATTTATTTATTGCCAAACTTGTTCACGACTGCCAGTTTGTTTGCTGCGTTTTATTCCATTGTAGCCTCTTTAAAAGGCCAATATGAAGGAGCGGTCATTGCTATTTTTGTCGGCATGTTAGCTGATGGCTTGGATGGCCGAATAGCCCGGTTAACCAAAACACAAACTGCCTTTGGCGCTCAGTATGATAGTTTGTCGGACATGGTCACTTTTGGTGTGGCTCCATCGCTATTGCTGTATAGCTGGAACCTTCATGAGTTGGGAAAAATCGGTTGGCTGGTTGCTTTTTTATATACTGCTGCAGTTGCCCTCAGGCTTGCACGTTTCAACGTTCAGGTAGAAACGGCAGATAAACGCTATTTTCAAGGTTTGGCCTGCCCACCAGCCGCTGCAATTGTGTCTGCATTGGTTTGGTTTTGTTACCAAAATGGCTTGACCCATTTTGCAATTGCAATTTTTACAGCCATTCTTGCTACTATTATTGCCATTTTGATGGTGAGTAATGTTCGCTATCACAGTTTTAAAGAAATTGATTTTAAAGGCAAAGTTCCTTTTCTCTATCTTTTAATCATGGTGATTATATTCGTCGCGATAGCCGCGAATCCTTCAGTGGTTTTGTTTACAACCTTTGTCATCTATGCGTTGTCAGGACCGGTGCAAACTCTAATAACTTTGCAACGTCTGCGCAGGCAACGTAAACGTTCTCATGAGGAATCAAAAAACTAA
- a CDS encoding HPr family phosphocarrier protein gives MIRTKVTIINKLGLHARASAKFVSTTSRFQSHIDVIKDNQTINGKSIMAVMMLAAHRGTDLILQIEGPDEEEMERALLNLINDRFGEAE, from the coding sequence ATGATTAGAACTAAAGTCACCATTATCAATAAATTAGGTTTGCACGCTCGGGCTTCTGCGAAATTCGTTTCTACCACCTCAAGATTTCAAAGTCATATCGATGTCATTAAAGACAATCAAACCATCAACGGAAAAAGCATCATGGCTGTAATGATGCTTGCTGCCCATAGAGGAACTGATCTAATCCTGCAAATTGAAGGTCCAGACGAAGAAGAGATGGAACGAGCCCTCCTTAATCTGATCAATGACCGTTTTGGTGAGGCCGAATAA
- a CDS encoding DUF5617 domain-containing protein, which produces MIFKVMLLGAQNTGKTQIVRQLSGRPFQLDYKQSIGADFCAFKNEQNLSIQLWEVGGNESNRSWFPIFMRNAHVICYCVDLSSEIDFPLMQTSLEEAISKACSGAPIILIGSKADLCENPEEKLAAIHLQGIEFQHRIAISAKDNIGLDKEDNSFMQVLWKTLSALRAQIQKEQKAEEHNKLVNSFPKSYQQMWKQGSDPANAVRVLLKDYSKISGGPGFFENLASSAKLLIAGRWNRHHHQAVLATFENQGSDVEDFLNALRTNLIAQGNTVNPEGSLARRLAFIELQTGHGINIQELNQTILNNKDQKSNCCFG; this is translated from the coding sequence ATGATTTTTAAAGTAATGCTGTTGGGAGCCCAAAATACAGGCAAGACTCAGATAGTGCGGCAATTAAGTGGCCGACCTTTCCAGCTTGACTATAAACAGTCAATAGGGGCTGACTTTTGCGCGTTTAAAAATGAGCAAAACCTTAGCATACAGCTTTGGGAAGTAGGAGGTAATGAGAGCAATCGCAGCTGGTTCCCTATTTTTATGAGAAATGCACATGTTATCTGTTACTGCGTCGATTTATCCTCGGAGATTGATTTCCCATTGATGCAAACAAGTCTTGAGGAAGCCATCTCAAAAGCTTGTAGTGGCGCTCCAATCATACTCATAGGCTCTAAAGCCGACCTATGTGAAAACCCCGAAGAGAAACTAGCTGCCATTCACCTGCAAGGAATAGAGTTTCAACATAGAATTGCAATATCTGCAAAGGATAATATTGGATTGGATAAGGAAGACAACAGTTTCATGCAAGTGTTATGGAAAACTCTTAGTGCATTAAGGGCGCAGATCCAGAAAGAACAAAAAGCCGAGGAGCACAACAAACTGGTCAATTCCTTCCCTAAATCCTATCAGCAAATGTGGAAGCAAGGCAGTGACCCGGCAAATGCCGTTCGAGTGCTGCTGAAAGATTACAGCAAAATTTCTGGCGGCCCGGGTTTTTTTGAAAATCTGGCCTCCTCAGCCAAATTATTGATTGCAGGTCGATGGAATCGCCACCATCACCAGGCCGTGCTGGCAACATTTGAAAATCAGGGTTCAGATGTCGAGGATTTCCTTAATGCTCTTAGAACCAATCTCATTGCTCAAGGCAACACCGTCAACCCTGAAGGCAGCCTGGCTAGAAGACTTGCTTTCATAGAACTGCAAACTGGCCACGGAATAAATATACAAGAATTGAATCAAACCATTCTCAACAACAAAGACCAAAAGTCCAATTGTTGTTTTGGTTAA